The Mycolicibacterium flavescens genome has a segment encoding these proteins:
- a CDS encoding acyl-CoA dehydrogenase domain-containing protein, with the protein MTISVAERAELRSAVRELLDDRCTEDDVRAVMTSDDGFDRDLWHQLAEQGLLGMLVDDELGGLGFGALELEAVAEETGAALLPAPFISSAVLTVALISAAGSDEDKRRLLPPLADGTAIGTVAITGPSGTWTAEGVDVQAGADGSLTGAAHYVTWGQAADVLLVVARTSDGVGVFEVAPDATGFTRTAVTVFDPTVRLSTFTFAATPARRLGTAGWDAVQEALDLAVIASAGEQVGGSRRLFDITVDYLKTRVQFGRQIGSFQALKHMAADLLIEVENATSAAQHAAAEKAARSETSDGAVALAGFACAEAYETVAMNAIQMHGGIGFTWEHPAHLFLRRARTGLQLFGGPRLHRERYLVSKGA; encoded by the coding sequence ATGACGATCAGTGTGGCCGAGCGCGCGGAACTGCGTTCGGCGGTCCGCGAGCTGCTGGATGACAGGTGCACCGAGGACGACGTGCGCGCGGTGATGACCTCCGACGACGGCTTCGACCGCGACCTGTGGCACCAGCTCGCCGAGCAGGGCTTGCTCGGCATGCTCGTCGACGACGAACTCGGCGGTCTGGGCTTCGGCGCACTCGAGCTCGAGGCCGTCGCCGAGGAGACGGGCGCCGCACTTCTGCCCGCACCGTTCATCTCCAGCGCGGTGTTGACGGTCGCGCTCATCTCGGCCGCAGGCTCCGACGAAGACAAGCGACGACTCCTGCCGCCACTCGCCGACGGCACGGCGATCGGCACGGTCGCGATCACCGGACCGTCCGGCACTTGGACGGCCGAGGGCGTCGACGTCCAAGCCGGCGCCGACGGCAGTCTCACCGGCGCCGCCCACTACGTCACCTGGGGTCAGGCGGCCGATGTCCTGCTCGTGGTCGCGCGCACCAGCGACGGCGTCGGCGTCTTCGAGGTGGCGCCGGACGCCACCGGTTTCACCCGCACCGCGGTGACGGTTTTCGACCCGACCGTGCGGCTGTCGACGTTCACCTTCGCGGCTACACCCGCGCGGCGGCTCGGCACCGCCGGATGGGACGCCGTACAGGAGGCCCTGGATCTCGCCGTGATCGCGTCGGCCGGTGAGCAGGTCGGCGGCTCCCGCCGGCTCTTCGACATCACCGTCGACTACCTCAAGACGCGCGTCCAGTTCGGCCGCCAGATCGGCAGCTTCCAGGCGCTCAAGCACATGGCCGCCGACCTCCTGATCGAGGTCGAGAACGCGACATCGGCCGCCCAGCACGCCGCCGCCGAGAAGGCCGCGCGAAGTGAAACCTCCGACGGTGCAGTCGCATTGGCCGGTTTCGCCTGCGCCGAGGCCTACGAGACCGTCGCCATGAACGCGATCCAGATGCACGGCGGCATCGGTTTCACCTGGGAGCACCCCGCCCACCTGTTCCTGCGCAGGGCGCGCACCGGCCTGCAGTTGTTCGGCGGCCCGCGCCTGCATCGCGAGCGCTACCTCGTCTCGAAAGGTGCCTGA
- the bbsG_13 gene encoding acyl-CoA dehydrogenase — translation MTSLPTADELRAEVREWLRDNWAPLPKSDDPWASSPERIAWLEKVLDAGYAVPTYPTEWFGRGYPSDLAAVIGQEFSAIKAPGSRQDKYNIPANTTLKLGTERIKQDLLRDFLVERSRTCLLYSEPGAGSDLASVRTTAVRDGDQWVVNGQKVWTSGALTADYALLLARTDWDVPKHKGLSLFIMPMKQPGIEVRPLVQITGESHFNEVFINDATVSDDYLLGGEGNGWRALQTALAYERSIMGDSGRGSRNRKADSLIELAREHGVLDDPAVRYPLAKVLAMRELNRLNNARAKAATTQGTSSSIMSLGKLAMSKILHTEAAMKTQIIGAQALLAGPENPVADDVNFLTLNAFFTSIGGGTDQIQRNIIGERVLGLPKEPEADRDIPFRQARRS, via the coding sequence ATGACCAGCCTTCCCACCGCCGACGAGCTGCGCGCCGAGGTCCGGGAGTGGTTGCGCGACAACTGGGCTCCACTTCCTAAGTCCGACGACCCGTGGGCGTCTTCGCCCGAGCGGATCGCCTGGCTGGAGAAGGTGCTCGACGCCGGCTACGCCGTGCCCACCTATCCCACCGAGTGGTTCGGCCGCGGATATCCGAGTGACCTCGCGGCCGTCATCGGCCAGGAGTTCTCGGCGATCAAGGCGCCGGGATCGCGGCAGGACAAGTACAACATCCCGGCCAACACCACGCTCAAACTCGGCACCGAGAGAATCAAACAGGACCTGCTGCGCGACTTCTTGGTCGAGCGGTCGCGCACGTGCCTGCTCTACAGCGAACCGGGCGCCGGTTCCGACCTGGCCAGCGTGCGCACCACCGCGGTCCGCGACGGTGACCAGTGGGTGGTCAACGGTCAGAAGGTGTGGACGTCGGGTGCGCTCACCGCCGATTACGCCCTGCTTCTGGCCCGCACCGACTGGGATGTGCCCAAGCACAAGGGGCTGAGCCTGTTCATCATGCCGATGAAGCAGCCCGGCATCGAGGTGCGCCCGCTGGTGCAGATCACCGGCGAATCGCACTTCAACGAGGTGTTCATCAACGACGCGACCGTCTCCGACGACTACCTGCTGGGCGGCGAGGGCAACGGATGGCGGGCGCTGCAGACCGCGCTGGCCTACGAACGCTCCATCATGGGCGACAGTGGCCGCGGCTCGCGTAACCGCAAGGCGGACAGCCTGATCGAACTCGCTCGCGAGCACGGCGTGCTCGACGACCCCGCGGTGCGCTACCCGCTGGCGAAGGTGCTGGCGATGCGGGAGCTGAACCGGCTCAACAACGCACGCGCGAAAGCCGCGACGACACAAGGCACGTCCAGTTCGATCATGTCGCTGGGCAAGCTCGCGATGTCGAAGATCCTGCACACCGAGGCGGCGATGAAGACACAGATCATCGGTGCGCAGGCGTTGTTGGCCGGCCCCGAGAATCCGGTGGCCGACGACGTCAACTTCTTGACGCTCAACGCGTTCTTCACCTCGATCGGCGGTGGGACCGATCAGATTCAGCGCAACATCATCGGCGAGCGCGTGCTCGGGCTGCCCAAGGAGCCCGAGGCCGACCGCGACATCCCCTTCCGTCAGGCCCGCAGGAGCTGA
- a CDS encoding transmembrane protein, whose product MRSPHGDDHPQTAVRLGDDQEWATFTLRMPRWSTLARLRGDNPLVRSVDRIEALIMTLVVALSVLAVPIAGAVGTALFDSKRAAPHAAMEAVTAGALVLLAVLGTAAAVLVITRTVCNRARSARWQRGLDSLIDGRGQARMQ is encoded by the coding sequence GTGCGCAGCCCGCATGGCGACGATCACCCCCAGACGGCTGTCCGGTTGGGTGACGACCAGGAGTGGGCCACCTTCACCCTCCGCATGCCCCGGTGGTCGACGCTGGCGCGGTTGAGGGGAGACAATCCGCTGGTCCGCTCCGTGGATCGGATCGAGGCGCTGATCATGACCTTGGTCGTCGCCCTGTCCGTTCTCGCCGTGCCGATCGCCGGCGCCGTCGGAACCGCGCTGTTCGACTCCAAGCGCGCGGCTCCCCATGCGGCGATGGAAGCGGTCACGGCCGGCGCACTCGTCCTGCTCGCGGTCCTCGGAACGGCCGCAGCTGTTCTCGTGATCACCCGCACGGTGTGCAACCGCGCCCGCTCCGCCAGGTGGCAGCGCGGCCTCGACAGCCTGATCGACGGTCGGGGCCAGGCTCGTATGCAGTAG
- the yfdC gene encoding formate/nitrate transporter, producing the protein MDENETQRRQVGDSDSPIEDELEGAFQRMVDEGTQRLHRAWREVLVTGFFGGTEVAVGVLAYLSVLATTHNHLLAGLAFSIGFLALLLGRSELFTEGFLVPVTTVVAKRASVGQLLKLWIGTLIANLVGGWAIMWLIMTGFPKLHAQTIESGTHFATAPISAETVALSLLGGMVITLMTRMQHGTESTFGKIAAAVAGGFLLAGLQMFHSILDSLLIFGALIAGAPFGYGDWATWFAYTVVGNVVGGLVLVTLLRLLRSKDRLQDERQDADADAS; encoded by the coding sequence ATGGATGAGAATGAGACGCAGCGGCGGCAGGTGGGCGATTCCGACAGCCCGATCGAGGACGAGTTGGAGGGCGCCTTCCAGAGGATGGTCGACGAGGGCACCCAACGCCTGCACCGGGCATGGCGCGAAGTGCTGGTCACCGGCTTCTTCGGCGGCACCGAGGTCGCGGTGGGCGTCCTGGCCTACCTGTCGGTGTTGGCCACCACCCACAACCACCTGCTCGCCGGTCTCGCGTTCTCGATCGGATTCCTCGCGCTGCTGCTCGGCCGCAGCGAGCTGTTCACCGAAGGGTTCCTGGTGCCGGTCACCACGGTCGTGGCCAAACGCGCCAGCGTCGGGCAGCTGCTGAAGTTGTGGATCGGAACGCTGATCGCCAATCTCGTTGGGGGCTGGGCGATCATGTGGCTGATCATGACGGGCTTCCCGAAACTGCATGCGCAGACGATCGAGTCGGGCACCCACTTCGCCACCGCCCCGATCTCAGCGGAGACGGTCGCGCTGTCACTGCTGGGCGGCATGGTCATCACGCTGATGACGCGCATGCAGCACGGCACCGAGTCGACGTTCGGCAAGATCGCCGCGGCGGTCGCAGGCGGCTTCCTGTTGGCCGGGCTGCAGATGTTCCATTCGATCCTGGACTCGCTGCTGATCTTTGGTGCGCTCATCGCCGGCGCCCCGTTCGGGTACGGCGACTGGGCGACGTGGTTCGCCTACACGGTCGTCGGCAACGTGGTAGGCGGTCTGGTGCTCGTCACGCTGCTTCGTCTGCTGCGCAGCAAGGACCGTCTGCAGGATGAGCGACAGGATGCGGATGCGGATGCCTCATGA
- a CDS encoding metallophosphoesterase, which yields MTDTPAEVVDSAAPPRRSPRRWRRMVIALAITLLLFGVPWWTLLASGAAWPRAVVIVGTLAFAVAFVAMPVLMTLGHGRHLDWAAAVGDALLGVAWVLFTWAVLGQALGWVLFAAGVDNPTRARVVACVVLAVAVALLVWGFVEAMRLPRVKKVDVAIDGLGRGLDGLRVALITDTHYGPIDRARWSAAVVKRVNELDADVVGHVGDIADGTVEKREAQASPLAAVQATLARVYVTGNHEYFGKAQGWLDYMQRIGWDALHNRHVVVERGGDRMIVAGVDDATARSSGLVGHGADLDTALAGADRALPVLLLAHQPKQVAHAARAGVDLQVSGHTHGGQIWPFNILVRLEQPVVHGLSRHGDRTQLYTSRGTGFWGPPLRVFAPSEITLLTLRRA from the coding sequence ATGACGGACACTCCGGCTGAAGTGGTGGACTCGGCCGCGCCGCCACGACGCTCGCCGCGGCGTTGGCGGCGGATGGTCATCGCGCTCGCCATCACGCTGCTGCTGTTCGGTGTGCCGTGGTGGACGCTGCTGGCCTCGGGTGCGGCCTGGCCGAGAGCCGTCGTCATTGTCGGGACGCTTGCCTTCGCCGTGGCCTTTGTGGCGATGCCGGTGTTGATGACGCTCGGTCACGGTCGCCACCTCGACTGGGCCGCCGCCGTCGGGGATGCCCTGCTCGGGGTCGCGTGGGTGCTGTTCACCTGGGCGGTGCTGGGTCAGGCGTTGGGGTGGGTCCTGTTCGCCGCGGGGGTCGACAATCCGACGCGGGCGAGGGTCGTGGCCTGCGTGGTGTTGGCGGTCGCTGTGGCACTGCTGGTCTGGGGCTTCGTCGAAGCGATGCGCCTGCCCCGGGTCAAGAAGGTCGACGTCGCAATCGACGGGCTGGGCCGCGGCCTGGACGGGCTGCGCGTCGCGCTGATCACCGACACGCATTACGGGCCGATCGACCGCGCTCGCTGGTCGGCCGCGGTGGTCAAGCGCGTCAACGAACTCGACGCGGATGTGGTCGGCCACGTCGGTGACATCGCCGACGGAACGGTCGAGAAGCGGGAGGCCCAGGCAAGCCCGCTGGCCGCGGTGCAGGCGACGTTGGCCCGGGTGTACGTCACCGGCAACCACGAGTACTTCGGCAAGGCGCAGGGCTGGCTCGACTATATGCAGCGCATCGGCTGGGACGCACTGCACAACCGGCACGTCGTGGTCGAGCGCGGCGGTGACCGAATGATCGTCGCCGGCGTCGACGACGCCACCGCGCGGTCCTCCGGTCTGGTGGGGCACGGGGCAGATCTCGACACGGCGCTGGCCGGTGCCGACCGCGCACTACCCGTCCTTCTGTTGGCGCACCAACCCAAGCAGGTCGCCCACGCGGCGCGGGCCGGTGTCGATCTCCAAGTCTCGGGGCACACACACGGCGGCCAGATCTGGCCGTTCAATATCCTTGTCCGACTGGAGCAGCCGGTGGTGCACGGCCTGAGTCGCCATGGTGATCGCACGCAGCTGTATACCAGTCGCGGCACAGGCTTCTGGGGTCCGCCGTTGCGGGTGTTCGCGCCCAGTGAGATCACCCTGCTGACGCTTCGCCGCGCGTGA
- the frc_18 gene encoding putative acyl-CoA transferase/carnitine dehydratase, giving the protein MIRAAAYDPPLSGTRILDLSSGPMSAVGRLLADLGARVTVLRLLGVTDDDVVGPRVAGVPMQTAINRHGMETVELDSSTAAGRDKFAKMLVGADILIENTRPGSLAEATLAVREIRRQHPQLVILSLSDFGRDNDYRTWQGTGPVFHALSSELSRSGIPGREPLVPPADLPHHVAAAQAAVMTIAVYLDRLRTGEGDLIDFSILDGAMQTLDPPFGSAGSASAGVAVKMQQRDWDAERQRYPIIPCKDGHVRICILAKRQWRGMFTWMGSPEEFADPSYDKLGKRFRSPHLLDAIARFCADKTRAELESQGQAHGVPTAAVLTLSEALTAEHFSARGFFRDVELAPGVVAPIPVGVSEIDGHRASALDSDSEGSERLTAAPLLAGRQRRGEGRPLEGIRVLDLGVIVVGADTGRLFGDLGADVVKIEHSAHPDGLRVGKLTTMTQPFAAGHRNKRSIGLDLRTQEGLGLAHRLVRDADVVLTNFKPGVAEALGMDYATLRRINPGIVVVDSSAFGPDGPWAKRLGYGPLVRAAVGFTSQWVYPGEPETFCDTVTVYPDHVAARIGALSAIALLLRRERTGEGGSASIAQAEVMLSHVAADIAADALERAGHPRSCAERGAPWGLFPAAGEHKWIAITVRDAAELQALRWVIGLPGDGEIDLDAVRAWTSRHSRTEAMERLQAAGVPAGAVMHADELPSWGYYEQRRSFREELHPHADVPFTMENVQIHCDHVADPPLRQAPLIGEQTAEIATELLGLSPTEIESLHRRGVLETTNGDVHA; this is encoded by the coding sequence GTGATCCGCGCCGCCGCATACGATCCGCCGTTGTCAGGGACGCGGATCCTCGACCTGAGCTCGGGCCCGATGAGCGCCGTCGGCCGACTGCTCGCCGACCTCGGGGCGCGCGTGACCGTGCTGCGCCTGCTGGGTGTGACCGACGACGACGTGGTGGGTCCGCGCGTCGCAGGGGTGCCGATGCAGACCGCCATCAACCGGCACGGCATGGAGACGGTCGAGCTGGATTCGTCGACCGCGGCGGGCCGAGACAAGTTCGCGAAAATGCTTGTCGGAGCCGACATCCTGATCGAGAACACCCGGCCGGGGTCGCTCGCCGAGGCGACGCTGGCGGTGCGTGAGATCCGTAGGCAGCACCCGCAGCTGGTGATCCTGTCGCTCAGCGACTTCGGCCGCGACAACGACTACCGCACCTGGCAGGGCACCGGCCCGGTGTTCCACGCCTTGTCCAGCGAGCTGTCGCGCTCCGGCATACCCGGCCGCGAGCCGTTGGTACCGCCTGCCGACTTGCCCCACCACGTGGCCGCCGCGCAGGCCGCGGTGATGACCATCGCCGTCTACCTGGACCGTCTGCGCACCGGCGAGGGCGACCTGATCGACTTCTCGATCCTCGACGGGGCCATGCAGACGCTCGACCCGCCGTTCGGCTCGGCGGGCAGCGCATCGGCGGGCGTCGCGGTCAAGATGCAGCAACGCGACTGGGATGCCGAACGCCAGCGCTATCCGATCATCCCCTGCAAGGACGGCCATGTCCGCATCTGCATCCTGGCCAAACGGCAGTGGCGCGGAATGTTCACGTGGATGGGCAGCCCCGAGGAGTTCGCCGACCCCTCTTACGACAAACTCGGAAAGCGGTTCCGCTCACCGCATCTGCTCGACGCCATCGCCCGCTTCTGCGCCGACAAGACCCGTGCCGAGCTCGAGTCCCAGGGCCAGGCCCACGGTGTTCCCACCGCGGCGGTGCTGACCCTGTCGGAGGCGTTGACCGCCGAACACTTCAGCGCGCGTGGCTTTTTCCGCGACGTGGAGCTTGCGCCCGGCGTGGTGGCCCCGATCCCGGTCGGCGTCAGTGAGATCGACGGACACCGCGCCAGCGCACTCGACTCGGACTCCGAGGGGTCCGAACGTCTCACCGCCGCTCCACTGTTGGCAGGCCGGCAGCGAAGAGGCGAGGGGAGGCCGCTGGAAGGGATACGCGTCCTCGATCTCGGAGTCATCGTCGTCGGTGCCGATACCGGCCGGCTCTTCGGTGATCTGGGCGCCGACGTCGTCAAGATCGAACACTCCGCCCATCCCGACGGGCTGCGCGTCGGCAAGCTCACCACGATGACCCAGCCGTTCGCCGCTGGGCACCGCAACAAGCGCTCGATCGGACTCGACCTGCGCACACAGGAGGGCCTCGGGCTCGCGCACCGCCTGGTGCGGGACGCCGATGTGGTGCTGACGAATTTCAAGCCCGGCGTCGCCGAAGCGCTGGGCATGGATTACGCAACGTTGCGACGCATCAACCCGGGCATCGTGGTGGTGGACAGTTCTGCGTTCGGTCCCGACGGCCCGTGGGCCAAACGCCTGGGCTACGGGCCGCTGGTCCGCGCCGCAGTCGGGTTCACGAGCCAGTGGGTGTACCCGGGTGAGCCCGAGACCTTCTGCGACACCGTGACGGTCTACCCCGACCACGTGGCGGCCAGGATCGGCGCCCTGTCCGCGATCGCGTTGCTGCTGCGCCGGGAACGCACCGGCGAGGGCGGGTCGGCGAGCATCGCGCAGGCCGAGGTGATGCTGAGCCACGTCGCCGCCGACATCGCCGCCGATGCGCTCGAGCGTGCGGGCCATCCCCGCTCCTGCGCGGAACGCGGGGCGCCGTGGGGACTGTTCCCGGCCGCGGGCGAGCACAAGTGGATCGCGATCACCGTGCGTGACGCCGCCGAGTTGCAGGCACTGCGCTGGGTCATCGGCCTGCCCGGTGATGGTGAGATCGACCTCGACGCGGTGCGCGCCTGGACATCCCGGCATTCGCGCACCGAGGCGATGGAACGGCTGCAGGCCGCGGGTGTGCCCGCGGGCGCTGTGATGCACGCCGACGAGCTCCCGTCCTGGGGGTACTACGAGCAACGGCGGTCGTTCCGCGAGGAGCTTCATCCGCACGCAGACGTCCCGTTCACGATGGAGAACGTGCAGATCCACTGCGATCACGTCGCCGATCCGCCGTTACGCCAAGCCCCCCTCATCGGGGAGCAGACCGCCGAGATCGCCACGGAACTTCTCGGTCTGAGCCCCACGGAGATCGAGTCGCTGCACCGGCGCGGAGTGCTCGAGACCACCAACGGCGACGTGCACGCCTGA